ACGTGATCACCCGCACCTTCTACCTGCTGCAGGACTTTCCGGGGCGTTTCGCGCGCGGTGACATCTGGGTCGAAGCGGCTCCTGCGGATGCCGAACTGATCGAGGGCATGCCGTTCCGCAACCTGAACGACGGCGTCACGCCGGTGGTGGTCGGGGGCAATGACTGGGCCTCGGCCTGGGCGGTGGATGGCAATGGCAATGCGCTGGTCGTCGTGGGCTCGGGGCTGGCCGGGGAACGCCAGCGCGAGATCGCCTATCGGTTCGGCGTCAATCTGGTCATGCATGTGCTGACCGGCAACTACAAATCCGACCAGGTCCATGTGCCTGCGCTTCTCGACCGATTGGGCCAGTAATGACAGGACAGATCATCTTTGACCCGCTGGTGCCCTGGGTGCTGCTTGCCGTTCTGGCTGCGCTCACCCTTGGCGGGGTGGGGCTGGCAGTCTGGCGCGGCCTTGCGGGCTGGGCCTGGCGCGGGTTGGCGGGGCTGGTGATCCTGGCGGCGCTGACCGGGCCGGCGCTGCGTCAGGAAGACCGCGCGCCCCTGACGGATATCGTGCTGATGGTCGAGGACCGCTCGGCCTCGCAGCGCCTGTCGGACCGCGCCGCCCAGACCGCCAGCGCGGCCCAGACCCTGGCGACTCGAATCGAGGCGCGCCCCAACACCGAATTGCGCCGCATCACCGTCGGTGACGGCACCGAAGACAGCGGCACCCTGCTGATGACCGCCCTTGCCGAGGCGTTGGCCGAAGAACCGCGGGGGCGGATTTCCGGCGTCATTCTGTTGTCGGACGGGCGTCTGCACGACCTCGATCAGCTGCCGGGCGTGCCGGCCCCTATGCACCTGCTCCTGACCGGTCAGCCCACGGATTGGGATCGCCGGCTGATCGTCAGCAATGCCCCGGCCTTCGGGATTATTGACGAAGAGGTCATGCTGAGCCTTCAGATCGAGGACAGCGGCGCCGTGCCTGCCGAGGTCGCGGGCGAAGCAGAGCTGACCATGTCCGTTGATGGCGGCGACCCGATTTCCGTCCGCGTCCGCCCCGGTGTGACCTTCCAGGTACCCGTGACCCTGACCCATGGCGGGCGCAACGTGATCCAGTTTTCGACCCCGGAAAGTGCAGGCGAGCTGACCGAGCGCAATAATTCGGCCATCGTGCAGATGAATGGTGTGCGCGACCGGCTGCGGGTGCTGCTGGTCTCGGGCGAACCGCATCCCGGTGGGCGGACCTGGCGCAACCTGCTGAAATCGGATTCCTCGGTCGACCTGGTGCATTTCACCATCCTGCGCCCCCCCTCTAAACAGGATGGCGTGCCGGTATCGGAATTGTCGCTGATCGCCTTTCCGACGCGGGAATTGTTTCTCGAGAAGATCGAGGATTTCGACCTGATCATCTTTGATCGGTACAAGCGGCGGGGCATCCTGCCGACGCTCTATATCGACAACGTGCGCCAATATGTCGAAGACGGCGGGGCCGTGCTGATCGCGGCGGGACCTGATTTCGCCTCTGCCGATAGTCTCTATCGCTCGCCCCTGGCCGAGGTTTTGCCCGCCCGTCCCACGGCCCGTGTCTTTGAGGAAGGTTACACACCCAAGGTCACGGACCTTGGTCAGCGTCACCCTGTGACCGCTGGTCTGGAGGCCGAATGGGGCGGAGAGTGGGGCCGCTGGCTGCGCCAGATCGAGGTCACTCCAGAGCGTGGTCAGGTGGTCATGTCCGGGGTCGACGACAGCCCGCTGCTCGTGCTCGATCGGGTCGGGGAAGGCCGCGTGGCGCTGATGGCGTCTGACCACGCCTGGCTTTGGAACCGCGGGTTCGAAGGCGGTGGTCCGCAGCTGGAATTGCTGCGGCGGCTGGCGCATTGGATGATGAAGGAACCGGAACTGGAAGAAGAGGCCCTGACCGCCGAGGCAATGGGGCAGCGCATGGTGATCACCCGGCGCAGCCTGACCGACGACGTGGCTGGCGTGACCGTCACGGCGCCGGACGGTAGCGAAACCGAATTGCCCCTGGTCGAGACGTCACCGGGGCGGTTCGAGACGAGCTACGAGGGCCCTGAGATCGGCCTCTATCGGCTGGCCTCCGGGGATCTGAGCAGTGTAATCGGCCTCGGTCCGGCGGCGCCGCGCGAATTCGAGGAAACGATTGCGGATGGCGTCGCGCTGGAACCGGCCGTTGCGGCGACGCGCGGTGGGGTGGTGACCCTGTCGGATGGGCTTCCCGGATTGCGGGATGTGCGCCCTGGCCGGCCTGCCGCGGGGCGGGGTTGGATCGGGTTCACGCCGCGTGATGCCTATGAGACCCGCAACGTGACCCAGGTGCCGATGTTGCCGCCCTGGCTGGTATTGGTGCTGGCCTCCGGGTTGATCCTGGTGGGGTGGTTGCGGGAAGGTCGCCGCTAGGGTCGGGAGCCTGCGGGGGCTCTGCCCCAACGCCCGGTGACCGCTCGATGCGGTCTCCGCGCGTTCCCCCGGGATATTTGGAACAGGGAAACGGGCGGGGATGCCGAATGTGGTGTCAGTCGTCCTCCGTCTGGAGCAGGGTTTCGCGGGATTGCGAGGCGAATTCGCGGCGCCAGAGCAGGGCGCAGGTGGCCAGGGTCGCGGCCAGCAGGCCGTAGGGGCCTAGAAACCAGCCGGTTGCGGCCAGCGCGAAATAGATCGAGCGCAGGCCCCTGTTGAAGCTGCGGGCAGCGAAGATGTTGATTTCGGCGGCCTTGAGAGCACGCGGAATGGCCTTCGGGTCGTCGGTGCGGTTGGGGATCGCGCCCATCAGCACGGCGCAATAGCCGAACAGCCGGTTTGACCAGACGAATTTCAGGAAGGCGTTCACGAGGAAGAAGCCGATCAGGCACAGCTTTACCTCCCAGAAGACGACGGGGGCACGGGCGGAGGTCAGTTCCGCCACGCCGAGGTCGGTGGCGACGCCGCGCAGTTCCTCGGAGTTGCCCAGAAGGGCGGCGACACCGCCGATGGCAATCATGGTCGAGGAGGCAAAGAAGGAGGTCGCCGCGCGAAGGGTTCCGAGGATCTGCGCGTCGAAGATCCGGGTGCCGCGTTCGGCCATCTTGCGCAGCCATTCGCGCCGGTATTCCGCCATCAGCATCGAGACCGAGGGCCGGTTGGCGGCTGGATGTTCGATCCGCCAGCCAATCGCCAGCCAGGCCAGCAGCAGGGTCCCCACGGCCAGGGCATCAGGGATCGTGTAGAGGGCGAGAAAATCCAGCGCGGTCATGACCTTCGTGTTACCCTTCCAAAGGGCCGCTTGCCTATCGGAATTATTGGAAATAATTTTCCGATGTGCCGCTTTTCGAGGCGGACGCCGGGGGGAGCCGGATCGGGAGGGATCTGAATGGAAATGCCAAGGCCCGATTCACGGGTGCTGGAGCGCAAGGCCGAGCTTGTCGCGCGGTTGACCAAGGCGCTGCCCGCGGGGGCCGTGATCTCGGATCCGGCGGAAACGCGGGCTTATGAATGTGACGCGCTGACGGCATATCGCTGCCCGCCGCTATGCGCCGTTCTGCCGTCTTCGACGGACGAAGTCGCGGCCGTCCTGCGGATCTGTCACGAGATGTCGGTGCCGGTGGTGCCACGCGGATCGGGCACGTCGCTTGCCGGTGGCGCCTTGCCGACGGCGGATTGCGTCATCCTTGGGGTGGCACGGATGGGCGCGGTGTTGGAGACAGATTATGCCAACCGCCTGATCCGGGTGCAGACTGGGCGCACCAACCTCAGCGTTTCCGGCGCGGTCGAGGCGCAGGGATTCTTTTATGCGCCCGACCCGTCGAGTCAGTTGGCATGCGCCATTGCGGGCAATATCGCGATGAACTCCGGCGGGGCGCATTGCCTGAAATACGGTGTGACGACGAACAACCTGCTCGGGGTGACCATGGTCACCATGCAGGGTGAGGTGGTCGAGATCGGTGGCGGCCATCTGGATGCGGGGGGGCTTGATCTGCTGGGGCTGATCTGCGGCAGCGAGGGCCAGCTTGGCGTCGTGACCGAGGCCCTGTTGCGGATCCTGCCGAAGCCCGAGGGCGCGCGCCCGGTGCTGATCGGCTACGAAAGCTCTGAAGTCGCGGGGCGCTGTGTCAGCGACATCATCGAGGCAGGCATCCTGCCCGTGGCGATCGAATTCATGGACCGCCCCTGCATCCGCGCGACCGAAGCCTTTGCCGGCGCGGGCTATCCCGATTGCGAGGCGATGCTGATTGTCGAGGTCGAGGGCAGCCCGGCCGAGATTGACGAACAACTGGCCGTCATCATGGACATTGCCCGGCGCCATGATCCGGTAGCCCTGCGCGAAAGCCGGTCGCCCGAGGAAAGCGCGCGTATCTGGCTTGGCCGGAAAAGCGCCTTCGGGGCGATGGGGCAGATCAACGATTACATGTGTCTGGACGGCACGATCCCGGTCTCGGCCCTGTCCATGGTCCTGCGGCGCATCGGGGAGCTGAGCGCGCAATACGGGCTTGAAGTCGCCAATGTCTTTCATGCCGGGGATGGCAACATGCATCCGCTGATCCTGTTCGATGCCAACCGGCCCGGCCAGCTTGAGCTTTGCGAGGAGCTTGGTGCCGAGATCCTGCTGCTTTGTGTCGAGGCGGGCGGCTGTCTGACCGGCGAACATGGCGTTGGCGTGGAAAAACGCGACCTGATGGACCGGCAATACGGGCCTGCGGATCTTGAGGCGCAGATGGCGGTGAAGGATGTCTTTGACCCGACATGGCTGCTGAACCCGGCCAAGGTGTTTCCCCTTGCCGTCAGCGCCGGGCGACGGGATGGCGCGGCAAGATCCGCCGGTCCGACATTTTGAGTATTTGAGACAGGATGAAGATGCGACCTGCAAGCGAGATCGAACTGGCCGAAGCGATCCGGGATGCGTCGGGCGCCCTGCGCATTCGCGGTGGCGGGACGCGGGGGGCCTGGGTGCCGGGGTCTGCCGAGGTGCTGGAGACCGCCGGTCTGGCGGGGATACGTCTTTATGAACCCGGTGCGCTGACCTTGGTCGTCGGGGCCGGGACTTCGCTGGCCGAGGTCGAGGCAGCGCTGGCGGAAAAGGGGCAGCGGCTGGCCTTCGAGCCGATGGACAACCGGGCCCTGCTGGGCCGCAAGGGTACGCCGACGATCGGCGGTGTCGTGGCAGCCAATATTTCCGGCCCACGTCGGGTGCAGGCGGGCGCGGCGCGGGATTTCCTGCTGGGCGTGCGCTTCGTCGATGGTGCGGGCCAGGTGCTTAGCAACGGTGGGCGGGTGATGAAGAACGTCACCGGCTATGATCTGGTCAAGCTGATGGCGGGCAGCTGGGGCACCCTCGGCGTGCTGAGCGAGGTCAGCCTGAAGGTGCTGGCCCGGCCCCAGGCCGAGGCGACGCTGGTTCTGCGCGGACAGGGGGCGGCTGCGGCGGTGGCCGATCTGTGTCGCGCCATGGGCACGCCCTGGGATGTCTCCGGCGCGGCCTGGCGGGGGCCGGCGCAGGAGCGGCTGATCAGAGTCGAGGGCCTGCTGGGCAGCGTGACCTATCGCGCCGGACGGCTGCGCGATCTGCTTGGCGCCGATGCGGTCGTGACGGGGGAAGAAAGTGCGACCCTGTGGCGCGACCTGCGTGACGTGACGGATTTCGCCGGCCAGACGGCGCCCCTGTGGCGGATTTCCCTGAAGCCGACCGACGGGCCCGCGCTTCTGTCCCGGCTGGAGGTCGCAGGCATCTCCCATCAGGCGATCTGCGATTGGAGCGGCGGCCTGGTCTGGTTGCAGATGGTGGGCCCTTCGGCGCAGGCCGGAGCGCTGCGCGCCGCTGTCGACGCGCTTGGCGGTCATGCCACTTTGATGCGCGCGTCCGAAGAAGAACGCGCAAGGATCCCGATGTTCCACCCCGAACCGTCCCCGGTCGCGCGGCTGACAGGGGCGCTGCGCGCGCGGTTCGATCCGCGTGGCATTCTGAATCCGGGGCTGATGCAGCCCGCGTCGGTTCCGGCATAGGGGCAGGATATGCAAACGAATTTCACGGAAGACCAGCTGCGGGATCCATCCATGGCGCAGGCCAACAAGATCCTGCGCAGCTGCGTGCATTGCGGGTTCTGTACCGCGACCTGCCCGACCTATCAGGTGCTGGGGGACGAGCTGGACAGCCCGCGCGGCCGGATTTATCTGATCAAGGACATGCTGGAAAACGAACGGGTGCCGGATGCGACGACGGTCAAGCATCTGGATCGCTGCCTGTCTTGCCTCGCCTGTGTGACCACCTGCCCCTCGGGGGTCGATTACATGCATCTGATCGACCAGGCGCGGGCCTATGTCGAAACCCATTACAAGCGGCCCTGGCATGATCGGCTGTTGCGGGCGGTTCTGGCAGCGGTGCTGCCCTATCCGGGGCGGTTCCGGGCCGCATTGGTGGGTGCGAAACTGGCGCGGCCCTTCCGCCGCTTCCTGCCCGATCCCCGTCTGCGGGCGATGCTGGAAATGGCGCCCGCGCGCATTCCGCCCCGGTCTCCCCGCGATGATCCGCAAAGCTTTGTTCCCGACCGGCCCCGGATGCGCGTCGCGCTGATGACGGGCTGTGCGCAGAAGGCGCTGAACACCGATATCAACGACGCGACGATCCGCCTGCTGACCCGCCTCGGGGTCGAGGTCGTGGTGGCGCAGGGGGCGGGCTGCTGCGGGGCGCTGACCCATCACATGGGTAAGGATTCCCACGGTTTCGCCGCCGCCAATATCCGTGCATGGACACAGGAATCGGGCGCGGGCGGGCTGGATGGGGTGGTCATCAACACCTCGGGCTGCGGCACGACGGTCAAGGATTACGGCCATATGTTTGCCGGTACCGACCTCGCGCAAGAGGCCGCGCAGATCTCGGCGATGACGATGGATATCAGCGAACTGCTGATGAAGCTGGCCCCGGATGCCGCCTTGCCGGTGTGTCCCGACCACCCCGCGCGGGGTATGCGGGTCGCCTATCATCCGGCCTGTTCGCTGCAACATGGGCAACGTGTCACGGAAGCGCCCAAACGCCTTCTGGCCGCGGCAGGGTTCGAGGTCGCAATCCCCGCGGATGCGCATCTTTGTTGTGGATCGGCAGGTACTTACAACCTGTTGCAACCAGATATTTCGGGTCGGCTCAAGACCCGCAAGGTCGCCACCCTCGAAGCGCTCGCGCCGCAGGTGATCGCGGCGGGGAATATCGGCTGCATGATGCAGATCGGCTCTGGCACCGGCGTGCCGGTCGTGCATACAGTCGAGCTTCTCGACTGGATGACCGGCGGGCCGGTTCCGGCGGCGCTGACCAGCGATCCCCTGCCGCAACCGGTGCCGGTGCTGCGGCCATAGTGACGGATACCGGGACCGGAATGCGGCTGCTGTTGCTTTGCCTTTGTCTGACGCTGTCGGCGCCGCTGCATGCGAGCGACCTGACGACCCTGCGCCGTGGCGCGGTCGAAGGCGGCTGGTGGCAGGCGGTCGGGCGGCTTGATCTGGGCGACGACGGGTTTTGCACCGGGGCGTTGATCGCCCCGGATCTGGTGCTGACGGCGGCGCATTGCCTTTATGATCCCCGTGACGGCGCCGAAATCGCCCCCGGGGACATCCGGTTCCGCGCCGGTCTGGCCGAGGGCGCTTCGGCGCGGCGGGCGGTGCGCCGGACCCTGGCGCATCCCGCCTATCGTCCCGGCGCGGCGGGGGCCGGGCGGCTGGCCCATGACATCGCCTTGCTGCAACTGGATCTGGCCCTGACGGCGCCGCCCTTTGGCATCGACCCGCATCCCGGTATCGGGGATCGCGTCGGCGCGGTGTCCTACGCGATTTCACGGGACAGCGCCCCGCGCCTGCAAGAAGTCTGCGATGTGCTGGCGCGCGAAGCCGGGGTGCTGGTGACCTCCTGCATGGTGGATTTCGGATCTTCGGGGTCGCCGGTGTTTTCCTTTGCCTCCGGGGCGCCCCGGCTGGTGTCTCTGGTTTCGGCCAAGGCCGAGATGGCGGACCAGCCGGTCGCGCTTGGCCCGGAACTGGGCAGCGCGCTTGGCGAATTGCTGGACGCCTTCGACGCGGCTGGCGAATGATCCGCGTTGCCAATGGCCCGGTCGCGACATGCGCCGCTGCGGGGGCGTGCCAAGGGTCTTGAAACCCCGTGATCCGCTCCCCAGATTAAGGTCACAGGACGCCAGACAGGGTCCTGTAACGACCAAGGTCCGTCCCCTCGGGAGGGCCGCCAACATATTGTTATCGCTTCAAGAAGGATGACCCCATGCGTAATCTTGATTTCGCTCCGCTCTACCGTGCGACTGTCGGTTTCGACCAGATCGCCGACATGATGGACCGTGTGCTTTCGGCCGAAGGCGGGCAGCAGACCTATCCTCCCTACAACATCGAAAAGACCGCCGAGGATGCTTATCGCATCTCGATCGCGGTGGCCGGATTTGCCGATGCCGACCTCAACGTCGAGGTCCGCGACAAGGCGCTGATTGTCTCGGCACGCAAGGCTGAAGACGACGAGACCCCGCGCGCCTATCTGCATCGCGGCATCGCCACCCGCGCCTTCGAGCGCCGCTTTGCCCTGGCTGATCATGTGCGCATCACCGGCGCCACCCATGCCGATGGCATGCTGCATATCGAGCTGAAGCGCGAGATCCCCGAGGCGCTGAAACCGCGCCGTATCGAGATCGCCAGCACGCAGGGCGCCGCGTCTCAGGCCCTGGAAGCCTAGGACCGATTTTCGGATCGTCAGATCCGGAGTGCCAGCCATATCGCCAGCCGGATGCGCGGCCCTTTCCGGGGCCGCGCTTTTCGTGTGGGGCAGGTCAGCTCAGGGTGCGGATGCCGTCCGGACCGCTGATGCGCGCCTGCAACGACACGGTGTCAGCGTCGATGAAATGGATGCGTGGGTCCGCCAGATAGGGCGCCAACTGCGCGGCAAGGGCCGAGGCACGGGGATGCCGGATGTCCAGCCGCGACAATTCCAGCCCGGCGCCTGCCATGCGCCGGGGGGGCAGATCTGCGTCATGCTTTGCACACCAGTCGATGACGGTCGGAAAGGCGCCGTCATGGGGCAGGGACCCGTCGTCGGGCACGGTAATCAGCCAGCGCAGATCACCACGCCGGCCTTCGATCACCGGGCCAAGCGCCTGAGGCAGATCGGCGCGCAGCTGCGCCAGCCCGGGCAGGCGGATCACCCAATGCAGAAGCCGGGGCCGCGCGGGCGGATGATCCAGCCCGAACCAGCGCGGCCTGTCCGGGGGGCTGGCCTGGGGGTCGGGCGCGATCACTTCCAGAAAAGATGCCTCGCCCAGTTTCAGCAATCGGTTGTGGGTGCCCATCAGGGGATGCGCCCCGCCGCCCGGCAGGGGGATGCCCAGAGCGGTTTCCGCATGGGCCACCCCTTCGGCCAAAGTCGCCGCCGCGAGAACGAGGTGATCGAAGGCCGCGCCAGCCATCTACTGAAGGTCGCCGAAGGCCGATTGCATTCGCGTCACTGCCTCTTCAATACGGGCCCGCTGGGTGGCCAGGTTGAATCGCTGGAACATCTCGCCGCCGCTGCCGAAGGTGGCGCCGTCATTGACCGCGATCTTCGCGTCCTCGCGGATGCGGCGCAGGACTTCGTCCCGCTCCATCCCGGTGCCGGAAAAGTCGACCCAGGCCAGATAGGTCCCTTCCAGCGGCATCGAGCGCAGGCCGGGGATCGCATTGATCCCGGCGTCGAAGATGCGGGCGTTTTCCGCGATATAGGCACAAAGCGCGTCGACCCATTCGGCGCCTCCTGGGGAATAGGCCGCCTCTGACATCACCTGCCCGAAGGAATT
The Pseudooceanicola algae genome window above contains:
- a CDS encoding Hsp20 family protein is translated as MRNLDFAPLYRATVGFDQIADMMDRVLSAEGGQQTYPPYNIEKTAEDAYRISIAVAGFADADLNVEVRDKALIVSARKAEDDETPRAYLHRGIATRAFERRFALADHVRITGATHADGMLHIELKREIPEALKPRRIEIASTQGAASQALEA
- a CDS encoding trypsin-like serine peptidase, encoding MRLLLLCLCLTLSAPLHASDLTTLRRGAVEGGWWQAVGRLDLGDDGFCTGALIAPDLVLTAAHCLYDPRDGAEIAPGDIRFRAGLAEGASARRAVRRTLAHPAYRPGAAGAGRLAHDIALLQLDLALTAPPFGIDPHPGIGDRVGAVSYAISRDSAPRLQEVCDVLAREAGVLVTSCMVDFGSSGSPVFSFASGAPRLVSLVSAKAEMADQPVALGPELGSALGELLDAFDAAGE
- a CDS encoding FAD-linked oxidase C-terminal domain-containing protein, with translation MEMPRPDSRVLERKAELVARLTKALPAGAVISDPAETRAYECDALTAYRCPPLCAVLPSSTDEVAAVLRICHEMSVPVVPRGSGTSLAGGALPTADCVILGVARMGAVLETDYANRLIRVQTGRTNLSVSGAVEAQGFFYAPDPSSQLACAIAGNIAMNSGGAHCLKYGVTTNNLLGVTMVTMQGEVVEIGGGHLDAGGLDLLGLICGSEGQLGVVTEALLRILPKPEGARPVLIGYESSEVAGRCVSDIIEAGILPVAIEFMDRPCIRATEAFAGAGYPDCEAMLIVEVEGSPAEIDEQLAVIMDIARRHDPVALRESRSPEESARIWLGRKSAFGAMGQINDYMCLDGTIPVSALSMVLRRIGELSAQYGLEVANVFHAGDGNMHPLILFDANRPGQLELCEELGAEILLLCVEAGGCLTGEHGVGVEKRDLMDRQYGPADLEAQMAVKDVFDPTWLLNPAKVFPLAVSAGRRDGAARSAGPTF
- a CDS encoding glutamine amidotransferase, coding for MTGQIIFDPLVPWVLLAVLAALTLGGVGLAVWRGLAGWAWRGLAGLVILAALTGPALRQEDRAPLTDIVLMVEDRSASQRLSDRAAQTASAAQTLATRIEARPNTELRRITVGDGTEDSGTLLMTALAEALAEEPRGRISGVILLSDGRLHDLDQLPGVPAPMHLLLTGQPTDWDRRLIVSNAPAFGIIDEEVMLSLQIEDSGAVPAEVAGEAELTMSVDGGDPISVRVRPGVTFQVPVTLTHGGRNVIQFSTPESAGELTERNNSAIVQMNGVRDRLRVLLVSGEPHPGGRTWRNLLKSDSSVDLVHFTILRPPSKQDGVPVSELSLIAFPTRELFLEKIEDFDLIIFDRYKRRGILPTLYIDNVRQYVEDGGAVLIAAGPDFASADSLYRSPLAEVLPARPTARVFEEGYTPKVTDLGQRHPVTAGLEAEWGGEWGRWLRQIEVTPERGQVVMSGVDDSPLLVLDRVGEGRVALMASDHAWLWNRGFEGGGPQLELLRRLAHWMMKEPELEEEALTAEAMGQRMVITRRSLTDDVAGVTVTAPDGSETELPLVETSPGRFETSYEGPEIGLYRLASGDLSSVIGLGPAAPREFEETIADGVALEPAVAATRGGVVTLSDGLPGLRDVRPGRPAAGRGWIGFTPRDAYETRNVTQVPMLPPWLVLVLASGLILVGWLREGRR
- a CDS encoding VOC family protein produces the protein MAGAAFDHLVLAAATLAEGVAHAETALGIPLPGGGAHPLMGTHNRLLKLGEASFLEVIAPDPQASPPDRPRWFGLDHPPARPRLLHWVIRLPGLAQLRADLPQALGPVIEGRRGDLRWLITVPDDGSLPHDGAFPTVIDWCAKHDADLPPRRMAGAGLELSRLDIRHPRASALAAQLAPYLADPRIHFIDADTVSLQARISGPDGIRTLS
- a CDS encoding DUF599 domain-containing protein → MTALDFLALYTIPDALAVGTLLLAWLAIGWRIEHPAANRPSVSMLMAEYRREWLRKMAERGTRIFDAQILGTLRAATSFFASSTMIAIGGVAALLGNSEELRGVATDLGVAELTSARAPVVFWEVKLCLIGFFLVNAFLKFVWSNRLFGYCAVLMGAIPNRTDDPKAIPRALKAAEINIFAARSFNRGLRSIYFALAATGWFLGPYGLLAATLATCALLWRREFASQSRETLLQTEDD
- the glcF gene encoding glycolate oxidase subunit GlcF; translation: MQTNFTEDQLRDPSMAQANKILRSCVHCGFCTATCPTYQVLGDELDSPRGRIYLIKDMLENERVPDATTVKHLDRCLSCLACVTTCPSGVDYMHLIDQARAYVETHYKRPWHDRLLRAVLAAVLPYPGRFRAALVGAKLARPFRRFLPDPRLRAMLEMAPARIPPRSPRDDPQSFVPDRPRMRVALMTGCAQKALNTDINDATIRLLTRLGVEVVVAQGAGCCGALTHHMGKDSHGFAAANIRAWTQESGAGGLDGVVINTSGCGTTVKDYGHMFAGTDLAQEAAQISAMTMDISELLMKLAPDAALPVCPDHPARGMRVAYHPACSLQHGQRVTEAPKRLLAAAGFEVAIPADAHLCCGSAGTYNLLQPDISGRLKTRKVATLEALAPQVIAAGNIGCMMQIGSGTGVPVVHTVELLDWMTGGPVPAALTSDPLPQPVPVLRP
- the glcE gene encoding glycolate oxidase subunit GlcE; protein product: MRPASEIELAEAIRDASGALRIRGGGTRGAWVPGSAEVLETAGLAGIRLYEPGALTLVVGAGTSLAEVEAALAEKGQRLAFEPMDNRALLGRKGTPTIGGVVAANISGPRRVQAGAARDFLLGVRFVDGAGQVLSNGGRVMKNVTGYDLVKLMAGSWGTLGVLSEVSLKVLARPQAEATLVLRGQGAAAAVADLCRAMGTPWDVSGAAWRGPAQERLIRVEGLLGSVTYRAGRLRDLLGADAVVTGEESATLWRDLRDVTDFAGQTAPLWRISLKPTDGPALLSRLEVAGISHQAICDWSGGLVWLQMVGPSAQAGALRAAVDALGGHATLMRASEEERARIPMFHPEPSPVARLTGALRARFDPRGILNPGLMQPASVPA